A window of Diospyros lotus cultivar Yz01 chromosome 14, ASM1463336v1, whole genome shotgun sequence contains these coding sequences:
- the LOC127790628 gene encoding uncharacterized protein LOC127790628, whose amino-acid sequence MNSNTDASIGSLKPTKQRVSWIVEIESNKERYAHEVEQPPKIQKVSMTFRAIESNKNCFDPVVIAIGPLHHGKPELERMETFKIQFALQYAHQSNKSMEELYDAVEKQAIDARNCYAKGSTDAFDDDEEFAKMMFLDSCFVLQFIYSCVNPTEADVKMKSNDKMFILRDITLLENQLPFEFLKALMNLRFKEGEGEQMIDKFIISLIIGDPYEENVRCWKPKGDEKGKEQPVHLLELVRTEFADVDEITKGKSYSNWCYYRSVTELKSVGINFKCSYSRRFSDITFKSGCFLSGCLRLPPITIDDGTKSLLLNLVAWEACPDTPDDFGVSSYVYFMDTLIDRAEDVKELRYNGVILNGLGSDEQAVELFNEIGRNLVSNPEAFGKVKESIDGYHSSRLRLWWAEWLHKHFRSRWALIALIVGFLALGLTVAQTVFSAIQL is encoded by the coding sequence ATGAATTCAAATACTGATGCTTCCATTGGGTCGCTAAAGCCTACGAAACAGAGGGTTTCGTGGATTGTTGAGATCGAATCGAACAAGGAACGCTATGCTCACGAAGTGGAGCAGCCACCGAAGATCCAGAAGGTTTCGATGACCTTTCGCGCGATCGAGTCCAACAAGAACTGCTTCGATCCCGTGGTGATTGCGATCGGACCTCTCCACCACGGCAAGCCGGAGCTAGAACGAATGGAAACTTTCAAGATTCAGTTTGCTTTACAGTACGCGCATCAAAGTAACAAATCAATGGAGGAATTGTATGATGCGGTAGAGAAGCAAGCGATCGATGCCAGGAACTGCTATGCCAAGGGCTCAACAGATGCGTTTGATGATGACGAGGAGTTTGCAAAGATGATGTTCCTCGACAGTTGCTTCGTTCTTCAGTTCATTTACAGTTGTGTGAATCCCACAGAGGCTGATGTAAAGATGAAGAGCAACGATAAGATGTTCATTTTACGCGATATTACGTTATTAGAAAATCAACTCCCTTTTGAGTTCCTGAAGGCATTGATGAACTTGAGGTtcaaagaaggagaaggagagcaGATGATTGACAAGTTCATCATCAGCCTAATCATTGGAGATCCTTATGAGGAAAATGTGAGATGTTGGAAGCCGAAAGGGGACGAGAAAGGAAAGGAGCAGCCTGTTCATCTTCTTGAGCTAGTTCGTACTGAATTCGCCGATGTTGATGAAATAACAAAGGGTAAGTCGTATTCAAATTGGTGCTATTATCGCTCGGTTACAGAATTGAAGTCAGTGGGAATCAATTTCAAGTGTAGTTACTCGCGGAGGTTTTCTGATATCACGTTCAAGTCTGGATGCTTCTTGTCTGGATGTCTCAGACTCCCTCCCATAACCATTGACGACGGCACCAAGTCTTTGCTTTTGAACTTGGTGGCTTGGGAAGCTTGCCCCGACACTCCTGACGATTTTGGGGTTTCTTCTTATGTTTATTTCATGGATACATTAATCGATCGTGCTGAAGATGTGAAGGAATTACGATACAACGGCGTAATACTCAACGGGCTGGGCAGCGACGAGCAGGCTGTCGAACTTTTCAACGAGATCGGTAGAAATTTGGTGTCCAATCCTGAGGCTTTTGGGAAAGTTAAGGAGTCTATTGACGGCTACCACAGCAGTCGCCTTAGGTTGTGGTGGGCTGAATGGCTGCACAAGCATTTCAGAAGCCGATGGGCCTTAATTGCTTTGATTGTTGGATTTCTTGCACTCGGCTTGACTGTCGCACAAACGGTTTTTTCTGCcattcaattataa